Genomic window (Tautonia rosea):
ATGCGTCCCTCGACGATCGGCGAACTGGCGGCCAGCGCCGGAAGGATCGGCAGGATCAGGCGGATCGCCGCGTGGAGTCGGGCGAACTCCTCGTCGCCAGAAAACGGAAGATTAATGTGCATGCTTTGCAAGTTCGACCAGCCGTGTCCTCGGCAGTCGAAAATGCGGTCGAACGTCTGATAGATCGGCCCAAAGTCATGCGGCCAGAGTTTCGCCTCGGTGCTCGGGTCCATGAGGGGGTGCATCGCCGTGGGCAGGAGGCAGGCACCCATTGGTTCGAGGATCGCATCCATGCGTCCGACATGTTCCTGGAATTGCCCGGCGAGGCCCGACAGCGATGCCACCGGCTCGGTCGTCTTCAGCTCGACGACGTGAGCCGCCAGCTCGTTGGACCAGGAGATCGGACCGAGGTCCACCTCGGATTCCGGATCGCCCGAGGGGCTGACGCTTGCCAGGAGACGATCGGCGATCGGTCGGACGGCAAGCGTTTCCCGATCAACAATCATGTATTCCAGTTCAATCCCAAAGCGCTCGAACAGACGAAAGCTCATGGTCGGGAATTCCCCCCACCGTAGCCGGCCTTGCGACGTTCGATCCGACGGAGGAAGACGTCGGCCAGGCGTCGATACAGCTCGTCGCGAAGGATCGCATCCTCGACGCCCGCCTCGATGTTCGGATTGTCGTTGACCTCGATCACCGTGAACTGATCGCCCGACTGCTTCACGTCGACCCCGTAAAGGCCATCGCCAATCAGCTCGGCGGCTCGGGTTGCCAGGCGAACGGCCTTGCGCGGGGCCAGCTCGACCGGCAAGGTTTCAAACTTGCCGTAGGAACTCTTACCCGAGGCATCTCGTTTGATAATCTGCCAATGCTTTCGTGCCATATAATACTTGCACGCGAACAAAGGTTGACCATCAAGAATGCCGATCCGCCAGTCGAACGTTGTCGGGAGATACTCCTGCGCAACGACCAGATCCGACTCCTTCCAGAACCGTGCCAGCTCATCGCGCAACGCCTCGGGCGTTTCGACCTTGATGACCCCCCGAGAAAACGAGCTGTCCGGCTGCTTCAAGACACAGGGCAGGCCGATCCGGTCGAGCACCTCGTCCACGTTCTCTTCGTGGGCGACCAACGTTTTCGGGGCGGGGATGTTGTGGTGGCTGAGGAGTTCAGCAAGGTAGACCTTGTTCGAGCATCGGACGATCGACTCGGGATCGTCGATCACAACCAGGCCTTCGCCGGCGGCGCGGCGGGCGAATCGGTAGGTGTGATGGTTCGGCGCGGTCGTCTCGCGAATGAACAAGGCGTCGAACTCAGCGATCCGGCCGTAATCGTCCGGGCCAATGACCTCGACGGCCAGTCCCACCGCCTCGGCCGCTCGGGTGAAGCGCTGGATCGCCTTTTCATCGGAGGGAGGTTCGGCTTCCTGCGGATTGCGGAGGATCGCCAGATCGTAGCGCGAGGCCGCTCGGCGACGGATTGAACCCCTTCGTCCGGCAAAGAATTCGCGGGCCGCCTCGACGACGAACGGCCAGTGCGGATCAGGAACCTCCCGAGCCCCGATGGCCGCCACGCTCCGAAGCTGCCAGCGGTCGTCAACCTTCTTGAACTGGGCTCGCAGCATCGGCGCTCGAAAGGCGTCGAACAGGTAGCGGCTCAGCGTGTCGTACCGCTTGGCCAGGTTCCGGCCGAAGTAGACGCTCAGCGTGAACGTTTCTGACTGCAACGGATGTAAGTCTTTCTGGATGCGATCGTCGAGGTCCTCTCCCAGCAAGCGAACCATCGCGGGCGATTTCATATCCTGAATCGTTGTGATCGAGGGCAAGGGGCGATGCGCCCGAGCCTCAGCCAGCAGCGAGACATAATAACCGGCACTTTGATACCGATATGACTTGCAAAGGTTGAACAGCCTGACGTTCCGGAGCCCCGCGAAGCGATCGCCGGTCAGGTACGACCAGGCATCGACGACCTCGACCTCGGGCAACTCGGAGGGCCAGTCTGTGGTGTTATCCGTCACAATGAGTGTGGGCACGAGGGAAGGTCCTGGGGGACGTGTCGTGACAGGGCGGGTCGGAGCCGCACGGCCCGGGTCAGGCGATCGTGATGACGACGGCCATCCCGTCGTCGCTCGCCTGGTGGAGGAACGCCTTCAGGTCGCGGAAGTAGCCGGTGTATTCCTCCCGGA
Coding sequences:
- a CDS encoding RimK family protein; its protein translation is MPTLIVTDNTTDWPSELPEVEVVDAWSYLTGDRFAGLRNVRLFNLCKSYRYQSAGYYVSLLAEARAHRPLPSITTIQDMKSPAMVRLLGEDLDDRIQKDLHPLQSETFTLSVYFGRNLAKRYDTLSRYLFDAFRAPMLRAQFKKVDDRWQLRSVAAIGAREVPDPHWPFVVEAAREFFAGRRGSIRRRAASRYDLAILRNPQEAEPPSDEKAIQRFTRAAEAVGLAVEVIGPDDYGRIAEFDALFIRETTAPNHHTYRFARRAAGEGLVVIDDPESIVRCSNKVYLAELLSHHNIPAPKTLVAHEENVDEVLDRIGLPCVLKQPDSSFSRGVIKVETPEALRDELARFWKESDLVVAQEYLPTTFDWRIGILDGQPLFACKYYMARKHWQIIKRDASGKSSYGKFETLPVELAPRKAVRLATRAAELIGDGLYGVDVKQSGDQFTVIEVNDNPNIEAGVEDAILRDELYRRLADVFLRRIERRKAGYGGGNSRP